ACCCTGCTCTACGCCGTCATGACGCAGGGCCTCCTCGACGCGGTCGGCGGTGCCCTGCTCTTCCTCGGCGCGCTCATCGCGATGCTCGTCCTCGACCCCGTGCTGCTCGGCCTCACCGTGCTCGTCGTCGCGGTCTCGGTCGTCGCGGTCACGCTGCTCTCGGCGCGGATCCGCGTCGCCAGCCGCGAGCAGCAGGAGCGCGTCGGCGACCTCGCGGCGGCCGTCGAGCGCGCGATCAGCGCGATCCGCACCGTCCGCGCGGCGAACGCGACCGGGCGCGAGACGGAGGTCGTCGAGCGGGATGCGGTCGGTGCCTGGCGCGCGGGCGTCAAGGTCGCGAAGATCTCGGCCCTCGTCGTGCCGATCGCGGGCATCGCGATGCAGGTGTCGTTCCTCGTGGTGCTCGGCGTGGGGGGCTTCCGCGTCGCCTCCGGCGAGCTGACGATCGCGAACCTCGTCGCGTTCATCCTGTTCCTCTTCATGATGATCATGCCGCTCGGGCAGGCCTTCGGGGCCATCAACTCCGTCAACCAGGCGCTCGGCGCGCTCGGCCGCATCCAGGAGATCGTGCGCACCCCCGCCGAGGACGCGGACGATGCGGCCGCGACCCCGGCACCCGACGGCGACGCGGCGGCGGCGATCGAGTTCGAGGAGGTCGTGTTCGGCTACCCGGACGCCGCCCACCGCACCGAGACGGAGAAGACGGTCGCGGCCGCGGTCGGCGAGGCCGCGCTCGCGGAGCTCGGCGACGAGGACGCCCGGCGCGAGGGCGAGGTGCTGCGGGGCGTGAGCTTCCAGGTGCCGCGCGGCTCCCGCGTCGCGCTCGTCGGCCCCTCGGGCGCGGGCAAGAGCACCGTCCTCGCGCTCGTCGAGCGCTTCTACGACCCCGAGTCGGGCGTCGTGCGGCTCGGCGGGAAGGATGTCCGCGGCCTCGAGCGCGACGCCCTGCGCGGGCAGATCGGCTACGTCGAGCAGGATGCGCCGGTGCTCGCGGGCACGATCCGCGACAACCTCCTGCTCGCCGCGCCCGGGGCCTCCGACGAGGCCTGCGAGCGGGTCCTCCGCGCGGTCAACCTCGGCGAGGTGCTCGGCCGCAGCCCCCTCGGCCTCGACGCGCAGGTCGGCGAGGACGGCGTCATGCTCTCCGGCGGCGAGCGCCAGCGGCTCGCGATCGCGCGTGCGCTGCTCGCCGCGCCCCCGATCCTGCTCCTCGACGAGGCGACCGCCTCCCTCGACGGCCTCAACGAGCAGCTGCTCCGCGAGGCGATCGACACGGTCGCCGAGGACCGGACGCTGCTCGTCATCGCGCACCGGCTCTCGACCGTCGTCGACTCCGACCGCATCGTGGTCCTCGACCGCGGCCGCGTCGCCGGCGTCGGCACGCACTCCGAGCTCGTCGCCTCCGTGCCGCTCTACCGCGACCTCGCGAAGCACCAGCTGCTCGTCTAGGTCACGCGCTCAGCGGCCCCGCTCGCCCTCGTCGACCGCGCGGAGCAGGAGCAGGGTCGCGCCCTCGGCATCGACGCCGATCGCGGCGTCGTAGCGGACCTCGGGGTCGTCCTGGTCGCGGTACGCGAGGTACTCGGGGGCGGCCATGCCGAGATCCCCGGGGCTCACGGCCCAGCCGTCCGTCGGATCGACGGGCTGGTAGCTCGTGCCCTCGAGCGGGGACGCCGTCCCCTCCGGCAGGCGCACGACCGCGTCGAAGCGCGGGGTCGGCACGCGCGTCTCGCTGCCCTCGACGAGCACGCTGCCGGCCGGGAGCGCGAGCCGCCCGAGCTCGCCCGCGCGCTCGGCCGAGTCGAGCTCGCAGGGGAGCAGGATGCGGCCGCAGAGCCCCGCCGGCGTGCGGCCGACGGTGTCGGCGAAGATCGTCCAGCCGACGACGAGCCCGGCCGCGATGACGGCGACGACGAGGAGGGCGGCGAGCCCGCGCGGGACGGCGCGGGACAGCGCCTCCCTCTCGGCGACCTCGACCTCCGGGGCGTCGAGGCCGAGCTGCTCGGCGGCGGTGGGCATGCCGGGACCCTACCTCCTCGGGAGGGGTCTCGGTCGACACGCCGCCGACGCGGTCGGCTGGGACGGCGTGTCGGCCAGAACCCCTCCCGAGGAGCTCAGGCGAAGGGGTCGGGCGTCATCGTGTACTTCGTCTCGAGGTACTCGTGGATGCCCTCGAGCCCGCCCTCGCGGCCGTTGCCCGACTGCTTGACCCCGCCGAAGGGCGCCGCCGCGTTCGAGATGACGCCGACGTTGAGGCCCATCATCCCGGTGTCGAGGGCGTCGATCATGCGCTGGCCGCGCGCGAGGTCGCGGGTGAAGACGTAGGAGACGAGCCCGTACTCGGTGTCGTTCGCGAGCCGCACCGCCTCCGCCTCCTCGCCGAAGGTCGCGATCGCGAGCACCGGGCCGAAGATCTCCTGGCGGAGGATCTCGCTGCCGGGCGCGACGCCCGTGACGACGGTCGGCTGGAAGAAGGTGCCGGTGCCCTCGATCGCGCTGCCGCCCGTCTCGACGGCGGCGCCGCGGCCGACCGCGTCCTCGACGAGCTCGACCGCCTTCGCGACCGCGCGGTCGTCGATGAGCGGCCCGATCTGGATGCCGTCCTCCGTGCCGCGGCCGACCCGCATCGCCGCCACCCGCTCGGTGACGCGGCGCGCGAACTCGGGGGCGACGTCCTCGTGGAC
The Homoserinibacter sp. YIM 151385 DNA segment above includes these coding regions:
- a CDS encoding ABC transporter ATP-binding protein, with product MSTADTRSTAPRRGLLGRRAAADDGPRASFRELLPYLTEHRGALAAVIVLSILSAAASLAQPLLVSQVISIVEAGRALGWLVWVLIGLVVGSAVLSGLQHYILQRTGTSVVLSARRQLVRRMLRLPISEFDTRRTGDLVSRVGSDTTLLYAVMTQGLLDAVGGALLFLGALIAMLVLDPVLLGLTVLVVAVSVVAVTLLSARIRVASREQQERVGDLAAAVERAISAIRTVRAANATGRETEVVERDAVGAWRAGVKVAKISALVVPIAGIAMQVSFLVVLGVGGFRVASGELTIANLVAFILFLFMMIMPLGQAFGAINSVNQALGALGRIQEIVRTPAEDADDAAATPAPDGDAAAAIEFEEVVFGYPDAAHRTETEKTVAAAVGEAALAELGDEDARREGEVLRGVSFQVPRGSRVALVGPSGAGKSTVLALVERFYDPESGVVRLGGKDVRGLERDALRGQIGYVEQDAPVLAGTIRDNLLLAAPGASDEACERVLRAVNLGEVLGRSPLGLDAQVGEDGVMLSGGERQRLAIARALLAAPPILLLDEATASLDGLNEQLLREAIDTVAEDRTLLVIAHRLSTVVDSDRIVVLDRGRVAGVGTHSELVASVPLYRDLAKHQLLV